A single Mus caroli chromosome 15, CAROLI_EIJ_v1.1, whole genome shotgun sequence DNA region contains:
- the Ncaph2 gene encoding condensin-2 complex subunit H2 isoform X6, with protein MEDVELDQICISFDEGKTTMNFIEAALLIQGSACVYSKKVEYLYSLVYQALDFISGKRRAKQLSLVQEDGSKKTVNSETPCETENEFLSLDDFPDSRANVDLKNDQASSELLIIPLLPMALVAPDEVEKNSSPLYSCQGDVLASRKDFRMNTCIPNPRGCFMLDPVGMCPVEPVVPVEPCPMSRSQNDPEDAEEQPMEVSRNGSPVPVPDISQEPDGPALSGGEEDAEDGAEPLEVALEPAEPRTSQQSAVLPRRYMLRERQGAPEPASRLQETPDPWQSLDPFDSLESKVFQKGKPYSVPPGVEEAPGQKRKRKGATKLQDFHKWYLDAYAEHPDGRRARRKGPTFADMEVLYWKHVKEQLDTLQKLRRRKIKERWLPGAKQDLWPTEEDRLEESLEDLGVADDFLEPEEYVEEPAGVMPEEAADLDAEAMPETLRYEELVRRNVELFIATSQKFIQETELSQRIRDWEDTIQPLLQEQEQHVPFDIHIYGDQLASRFPQLNEWCPFSELVAGQPAFEVCRSMLASLQLANDYTVEITQQPGLEAAVDTMSLRLLTHQRAHTRFQTYAAPSMAQP; from the exons CTGGACCAGATCTGCATTTCTTTTGATGAAGGCAAAACCACAATGAACTTCATTGAGGCAGCACTGTTGATCCAGGGCTCAGCCTGTGTCTACAGTAAGAAG GTGGAGTACCTCTACTCGCTGGTCTACCAGGCTCTCGATTTTATTTCTGGCAAGAG GCGAGCCAAACAGCTCTCCTTAGTTCAGGAAGATGGGAGCAAGAAGACTGTCAACTCAGAGACTCCCTGTGAAACAGAGAATGAG TTCCTGTCACTGGACGACTTCCCTGACTCCCGGGCTAATGTGGATCTGAAAAATGATCAGGCATCCAGT GAGCTGCTTATCATACCCCTACTGCCCATGGCCCTGGTGGCCCCTGATGAAGTGGAAAAGAACAGCAGCCCCTTGTATAG CTGTCAGGGTGACGTCTTGGCCAGCCGGAAGGATTTCAGGATGAACACGTGTATTCCTAACCCCAGAGGCTGCTTTATGTTAGATCCAGTGGGAATGTGTCCTGTGGAGCCTGTGGTGCCCGTGGAGCCATGCCCCATGTCGAGGAGCCAGAACG ATCCTGAGGACGCTGAGGAGCAGCCCATGGAAGTGTCTAGGAACGGGAGTCCTGTTCCTGTACCCGACATCTCCCAAGAGCCAG ATGGTCCAGCGCTCAGCGGCGGAGAGGAGGATGCAGAGGATGGAGCAGAGCCCCTGGAGGTTGCTCTAGAGCCTGCAGAGCCCAGGACCTCACAGCAG AGTGCCGTCTTGCCAAGGAGATACATGCTGCGGGAACGACAAGGGGCCCCGGAGCCTGCCTCCCGGCTGCAG GAGACCCCAGACCCCTGGCAGAGCCTGGACCCTTTTGACTCCTTGGAATCTAAGGTCTTCCAGAAAG ggAAACCCTATTCTGTGCCACCCGGTGTGGAGGAGGCTCCAGGACAGAAGCGTAAGAGGAAGGGTGCCACCAAGTTGCAGGACTTCCACAAGTGGTACCTGGATGCCT ATGCTGAACACCCTGACGGCAGGAGGGCTCGGCGGAAGGGCCCAACCTTTGCAG ACATGGAAGTCCTGTACTGGAAACATGTAAAAGAGCAGCTTGACACCCTCCAGAAGCTGCGGAGACGTAAG ATCAAAGAGAGATGGCTACCTGGGGCCAAGCAGGATCTGTGGCCTACAGAGGAGGATCGCTTGGAAGAGTCCCTCGAGGACCTAGGGGTAGCAG ATGACTTTCTAGAGCCCGAGGAGTATGTGGAGGAGCCTGCGGGGGTGATGCCCGAGGAAGCTGCTGACCTTG atgcagaggccatgccaGAGACCCTGAGATATGAGGAGCTGGTCCGAAGAAATGTG GAACTCTTCATTGCCACCTCCCAGAAGTTtatccaggagacagagctgagccaACGCATCAGGGACTGGGAAGATACCATCCAGCCCCtgctccaggagcag gagcagcatgTGCCCTTTGATATCCATATCTATGGGGACCAGTTGGCTTCACGGTTCCCCCAGCTCAATGAATGGTGTCCCTTTTCAGAGCTTGTAGCAGGGCAGCCTGCTTTTGAGGTGTGCCGTTCCATGCTGGCCTCCTTGCAACTG GCTAATGACTACACAGTGGAGATCACTCAGCAGCCAGGACTGGAGGCAGCTGTGGACACAATGTCTCTGAGACTGCTCACACACCAGCGAGCCCACACCCGCTTCCAGACCTATGCTGCACCCTCCATGGCCCAGCCTTGA
- the Ncaph2 gene encoding condensin-2 complex subunit H2 isoform X1, translated as MEDVEVRFAHLLQPIRDLTKNWEVDVAAQLGEYLEELDQICISFDEGKTTMNFIEAALLIQGSACVYSKKVEYLYSLVYQALDFISGKRRAKQLSLVQEDGSKKTVNSETPCETENEFLSLDDFPDSRANVDLKNDQASSELLIIPLLPMALVAPDEVEKNSSPLYSCQGDVLASRKDFRMNTCIPNPRGCFMLDPVGMCPVEPVVPVEPCPMSRSQNDPEDAEEQPMEVSRNGSPVPVPDISQEPDGPALSGGEEDAEDGAEPLEVALEPAEPRTSQQSAVLPRRYMLRERQGAPEPASRLQETPDPWQSLDPFDSLESKVFQKGKPYSVPPGVEEAPGQKRKRKGATKLQDFHKWYLDAYAEHPDGRRARRKGPTFADMEVLYWKHVKEQLDTLQKLRRRKIKERWLPGAKQDLWPTEEDRLEESLEDLGVAADDFLEPEEYVEEPAGVMPEEAADLDAEAMPETLRYEELVRRNVELFIATSQKFIQETELSQRIRDWEDTIQPLLQEQEQHVPFDIHIYGDQLASRFPQLNEWCPFSELVAGQPAFEVCRSMLASLQLANDYTVEITQQPGLEAAVDTMSLRLLTHQRAHTRFQTYAAPSMAQP; from the exons CTGGACCAGATCTGCATTTCTTTTGATGAAGGCAAAACCACAATGAACTTCATTGAGGCAGCACTGTTGATCCAGGGCTCAGCCTGTGTCTACAGTAAGAAG GTGGAGTACCTCTACTCGCTGGTCTACCAGGCTCTCGATTTTATTTCTGGCAAGAG GCGAGCCAAACAGCTCTCCTTAGTTCAGGAAGATGGGAGCAAGAAGACTGTCAACTCAGAGACTCCCTGTGAAACAGAGAATGAG TTCCTGTCACTGGACGACTTCCCTGACTCCCGGGCTAATGTGGATCTGAAAAATGATCAGGCATCCAGT GAGCTGCTTATCATACCCCTACTGCCCATGGCCCTGGTGGCCCCTGATGAAGTGGAAAAGAACAGCAGCCCCTTGTATAG CTGTCAGGGTGACGTCTTGGCCAGCCGGAAGGATTTCAGGATGAACACGTGTATTCCTAACCCCAGAGGCTGCTTTATGTTAGATCCAGTGGGAATGTGTCCTGTGGAGCCTGTGGTGCCCGTGGAGCCATGCCCCATGTCGAGGAGCCAGAACG ATCCTGAGGACGCTGAGGAGCAGCCCATGGAAGTGTCTAGGAACGGGAGTCCTGTTCCTGTACCCGACATCTCCCAAGAGCCAG ATGGTCCAGCGCTCAGCGGCGGAGAGGAGGATGCAGAGGATGGAGCAGAGCCCCTGGAGGTTGCTCTAGAGCCTGCAGAGCCCAGGACCTCACAGCAG AGTGCCGTCTTGCCAAGGAGATACATGCTGCGGGAACGACAAGGGGCCCCGGAGCCTGCCTCCCGGCTGCAG GAGACCCCAGACCCCTGGCAGAGCCTGGACCCTTTTGACTCCTTGGAATCTAAGGTCTTCCAGAAAG ggAAACCCTATTCTGTGCCACCCGGTGTGGAGGAGGCTCCAGGACAGAAGCGTAAGAGGAAGGGTGCCACCAAGTTGCAGGACTTCCACAAGTGGTACCTGGATGCCT ATGCTGAACACCCTGACGGCAGGAGGGCTCGGCGGAAGGGCCCAACCTTTGCAG ACATGGAAGTCCTGTACTGGAAACATGTAAAAGAGCAGCTTGACACCCTCCAGAAGCTGCGGAGACGTAAG ATCAAAGAGAGATGGCTACCTGGGGCCAAGCAGGATCTGTGGCCTACAGAGGAGGATCGCTTGGAAGAGTCCCTCGAGGACCTAGGGGTAGCAG CAGATGACTTTCTAGAGCCCGAGGAGTATGTGGAGGAGCCTGCGGGGGTGATGCCCGAGGAAGCTGCTGACCTTG atgcagaggccatgccaGAGACCCTGAGATATGAGGAGCTGGTCCGAAGAAATGTG GAACTCTTCATTGCCACCTCCCAGAAGTTtatccaggagacagagctgagccaACGCATCAGGGACTGGGAAGATACCATCCAGCCCCtgctccaggagcag gagcagcatgTGCCCTTTGATATCCATATCTATGGGGACCAGTTGGCTTCACGGTTCCCCCAGCTCAATGAATGGTGTCCCTTTTCAGAGCTTGTAGCAGGGCAGCCTGCTTTTGAGGTGTGCCGTTCCATGCTGGCCTCCTTGCAACTG GCTAATGACTACACAGTGGAGATCACTCAGCAGCCAGGACTGGAGGCAGCTGTGGACACAATGTCTCTGAGACTGCTCACACACCAGCGAGCCCACACCCGCTTCCAGACCTATGCTGCACCCTCCATGGCCCAGCCTTGA
- the Ncaph2 gene encoding condensin-2 complex subunit H2 isoform X2, translating to MEDVEVRFAHLLQPIRDLTKNWEVDVAAQLGEYLEELDQICISFDEGKTTMNFIEAALLIQGSACVYSKKVEYLYSLVYQALDFISGKRRAKQLSLVQEDGSKKTVNSETPCETENEFLSLDDFPDSRANVDLKNDQASSELLIIPLLPMALVAPDEVEKNSSPLYSCQGDVLASRKDFRMNTCIPNPRGCFMLDPVGMCPVEPVVPVEPCPMSRSQNDPEDAEEQPMEVSRNGSPVPVPDISQEPDGPALSGGEEDAEDGAEPLEVALEPAEPRTSQQSAVLPRRYMLRERQGAPEPASRLQETPDPWQSLDPFDSLESKVFQKGKPYSVPPGVEEAPGQKRKRKGATKLQDFHKWYLDAYAEHPDGRRARRKGPTFADMEVLYWKHVKEQLDTLQKLRRRKIKERWLPGAKQDLWPTEEDRLEESLEDLGVADDFLEPEEYVEEPAGVMPEEAADLDAEAMPETLRYEELVRRNVELFIATSQKFIQETELSQRIRDWEDTIQPLLQEQEQHVPFDIHIYGDQLASRFPQLNEWCPFSELVAGQPAFEVCRSMLASLQLANDYTVEITQQPGLEAAVDTMSLRLLTHQRAHTRFQTYAAPSMAQP from the exons CTGGACCAGATCTGCATTTCTTTTGATGAAGGCAAAACCACAATGAACTTCATTGAGGCAGCACTGTTGATCCAGGGCTCAGCCTGTGTCTACAGTAAGAAG GTGGAGTACCTCTACTCGCTGGTCTACCAGGCTCTCGATTTTATTTCTGGCAAGAG GCGAGCCAAACAGCTCTCCTTAGTTCAGGAAGATGGGAGCAAGAAGACTGTCAACTCAGAGACTCCCTGTGAAACAGAGAATGAG TTCCTGTCACTGGACGACTTCCCTGACTCCCGGGCTAATGTGGATCTGAAAAATGATCAGGCATCCAGT GAGCTGCTTATCATACCCCTACTGCCCATGGCCCTGGTGGCCCCTGATGAAGTGGAAAAGAACAGCAGCCCCTTGTATAG CTGTCAGGGTGACGTCTTGGCCAGCCGGAAGGATTTCAGGATGAACACGTGTATTCCTAACCCCAGAGGCTGCTTTATGTTAGATCCAGTGGGAATGTGTCCTGTGGAGCCTGTGGTGCCCGTGGAGCCATGCCCCATGTCGAGGAGCCAGAACG ATCCTGAGGACGCTGAGGAGCAGCCCATGGAAGTGTCTAGGAACGGGAGTCCTGTTCCTGTACCCGACATCTCCCAAGAGCCAG ATGGTCCAGCGCTCAGCGGCGGAGAGGAGGATGCAGAGGATGGAGCAGAGCCCCTGGAGGTTGCTCTAGAGCCTGCAGAGCCCAGGACCTCACAGCAG AGTGCCGTCTTGCCAAGGAGATACATGCTGCGGGAACGACAAGGGGCCCCGGAGCCTGCCTCCCGGCTGCAG GAGACCCCAGACCCCTGGCAGAGCCTGGACCCTTTTGACTCCTTGGAATCTAAGGTCTTCCAGAAAG ggAAACCCTATTCTGTGCCACCCGGTGTGGAGGAGGCTCCAGGACAGAAGCGTAAGAGGAAGGGTGCCACCAAGTTGCAGGACTTCCACAAGTGGTACCTGGATGCCT ATGCTGAACACCCTGACGGCAGGAGGGCTCGGCGGAAGGGCCCAACCTTTGCAG ACATGGAAGTCCTGTACTGGAAACATGTAAAAGAGCAGCTTGACACCCTCCAGAAGCTGCGGAGACGTAAG ATCAAAGAGAGATGGCTACCTGGGGCCAAGCAGGATCTGTGGCCTACAGAGGAGGATCGCTTGGAAGAGTCCCTCGAGGACCTAGGGGTAGCAG ATGACTTTCTAGAGCCCGAGGAGTATGTGGAGGAGCCTGCGGGGGTGATGCCCGAGGAAGCTGCTGACCTTG atgcagaggccatgccaGAGACCCTGAGATATGAGGAGCTGGTCCGAAGAAATGTG GAACTCTTCATTGCCACCTCCCAGAAGTTtatccaggagacagagctgagccaACGCATCAGGGACTGGGAAGATACCATCCAGCCCCtgctccaggagcag gagcagcatgTGCCCTTTGATATCCATATCTATGGGGACCAGTTGGCTTCACGGTTCCCCCAGCTCAATGAATGGTGTCCCTTTTCAGAGCTTGTAGCAGGGCAGCCTGCTTTTGAGGTGTGCCGTTCCATGCTGGCCTCCTTGCAACTG GCTAATGACTACACAGTGGAGATCACTCAGCAGCCAGGACTGGAGGCAGCTGTGGACACAATGTCTCTGAGACTGCTCACACACCAGCGAGCCCACACCCGCTTCCAGACCTATGCTGCACCCTCCATGGCCCAGCCTTGA
- the Ncaph2 gene encoding condensin-2 complex subunit H2 isoform X4: protein MWRCALLTSCSPSGISLRTGRWTWRHSWLDQICISFDEGKTTMNFIEAALLIQGSACVYSKKVEYLYSLVYQALDFISGKRRAKQLSLVQEDGSKKTVNSETPCETENEFLSLDDFPDSRANVDLKNDQASSELLIIPLLPMALVAPDEVEKNSSPLYSCQGDVLASRKDFRMNTCIPNPRGCFMLDPVGMCPVEPVVPVEPCPMSRSQNDPEDAEEQPMEVSRNGSPVPVPDISQEPDGPALSGGEEDAEDGAEPLEVALEPAEPRTSQQSAVLPRRYMLRERQGAPEPASRLQETPDPWQSLDPFDSLESKVFQKGKPYSVPPGVEEAPGQKRKRKGATKLQDFHKWYLDAYAEHPDGRRARRKGPTFADMEVLYWKHVKEQLDTLQKLRRRKIKERWLPGAKQDLWPTEEDRLEESLEDLGVADDFLEPEEYVEEPAGVMPEEAADLDAEAMPETLRYEELVRRNVELFIATSQKFIQETELSQRIRDWEDTIQPLLQEQEQHVPFDIHIYGDQLASRFPQLNEWCPFSELVAGQPAFEVCRSMLASLQLANDYTVEITQQPGLEAAVDTMSLRLLTHQRAHTRFQTYAAPSMAQP, encoded by the exons CTGGACCAGATCTGCATTTCTTTTGATGAAGGCAAAACCACAATGAACTTCATTGAGGCAGCACTGTTGATCCAGGGCTCAGCCTGTGTCTACAGTAAGAAG GTGGAGTACCTCTACTCGCTGGTCTACCAGGCTCTCGATTTTATTTCTGGCAAGAG GCGAGCCAAACAGCTCTCCTTAGTTCAGGAAGATGGGAGCAAGAAGACTGTCAACTCAGAGACTCCCTGTGAAACAGAGAATGAG TTCCTGTCACTGGACGACTTCCCTGACTCCCGGGCTAATGTGGATCTGAAAAATGATCAGGCATCCAGT GAGCTGCTTATCATACCCCTACTGCCCATGGCCCTGGTGGCCCCTGATGAAGTGGAAAAGAACAGCAGCCCCTTGTATAG CTGTCAGGGTGACGTCTTGGCCAGCCGGAAGGATTTCAGGATGAACACGTGTATTCCTAACCCCAGAGGCTGCTTTATGTTAGATCCAGTGGGAATGTGTCCTGTGGAGCCTGTGGTGCCCGTGGAGCCATGCCCCATGTCGAGGAGCCAGAACG ATCCTGAGGACGCTGAGGAGCAGCCCATGGAAGTGTCTAGGAACGGGAGTCCTGTTCCTGTACCCGACATCTCCCAAGAGCCAG ATGGTCCAGCGCTCAGCGGCGGAGAGGAGGATGCAGAGGATGGAGCAGAGCCCCTGGAGGTTGCTCTAGAGCCTGCAGAGCCCAGGACCTCACAGCAG AGTGCCGTCTTGCCAAGGAGATACATGCTGCGGGAACGACAAGGGGCCCCGGAGCCTGCCTCCCGGCTGCAG GAGACCCCAGACCCCTGGCAGAGCCTGGACCCTTTTGACTCCTTGGAATCTAAGGTCTTCCAGAAAG ggAAACCCTATTCTGTGCCACCCGGTGTGGAGGAGGCTCCAGGACAGAAGCGTAAGAGGAAGGGTGCCACCAAGTTGCAGGACTTCCACAAGTGGTACCTGGATGCCT ATGCTGAACACCCTGACGGCAGGAGGGCTCGGCGGAAGGGCCCAACCTTTGCAG ACATGGAAGTCCTGTACTGGAAACATGTAAAAGAGCAGCTTGACACCCTCCAGAAGCTGCGGAGACGTAAG ATCAAAGAGAGATGGCTACCTGGGGCCAAGCAGGATCTGTGGCCTACAGAGGAGGATCGCTTGGAAGAGTCCCTCGAGGACCTAGGGGTAGCAG ATGACTTTCTAGAGCCCGAGGAGTATGTGGAGGAGCCTGCGGGGGTGATGCCCGAGGAAGCTGCTGACCTTG atgcagaggccatgccaGAGACCCTGAGATATGAGGAGCTGGTCCGAAGAAATGTG GAACTCTTCATTGCCACCTCCCAGAAGTTtatccaggagacagagctgagccaACGCATCAGGGACTGGGAAGATACCATCCAGCCCCtgctccaggagcag gagcagcatgTGCCCTTTGATATCCATATCTATGGGGACCAGTTGGCTTCACGGTTCCCCCAGCTCAATGAATGGTGTCCCTTTTCAGAGCTTGTAGCAGGGCAGCCTGCTTTTGAGGTGTGCCGTTCCATGCTGGCCTCCTTGCAACTG GCTAATGACTACACAGTGGAGATCACTCAGCAGCCAGGACTGGAGGCAGCTGTGGACACAATGTCTCTGAGACTGCTCACACACCAGCGAGCCCACACCCGCTTCCAGACCTATGCTGCACCCTCCATGGCCCAGCCTTGA
- the Ncaph2 gene encoding condensin-2 complex subunit H2 isoform X5, with translation MEDVELDQICISFDEGKTTMNFIEAALLIQGSACVYSKKVEYLYSLVYQALDFISGKRRAKQLSLVQEDGSKKTVNSETPCETENEFLSLDDFPDSRANVDLKNDQASSELLIIPLLPMALVAPDEVEKNSSPLYSCQGDVLASRKDFRMNTCIPNPRGCFMLDPVGMCPVEPVVPVEPCPMSRSQNDPEDAEEQPMEVSRNGSPVPVPDISQEPDGPALSGGEEDAEDGAEPLEVALEPAEPRTSQQSAVLPRRYMLRERQGAPEPASRLQETPDPWQSLDPFDSLESKVFQKGKPYSVPPGVEEAPGQKRKRKGATKLQDFHKWYLDAYAEHPDGRRARRKGPTFADMEVLYWKHVKEQLDTLQKLRRRKIKERWLPGAKQDLWPTEEDRLEESLEDLGVAADDFLEPEEYVEEPAGVMPEEAADLDAEAMPETLRYEELVRRNVELFIATSQKFIQETELSQRIRDWEDTIQPLLQEQEQHVPFDIHIYGDQLASRFPQLNEWCPFSELVAGQPAFEVCRSMLASLQLANDYTVEITQQPGLEAAVDTMSLRLLTHQRAHTRFQTYAAPSMAQP, from the exons CTGGACCAGATCTGCATTTCTTTTGATGAAGGCAAAACCACAATGAACTTCATTGAGGCAGCACTGTTGATCCAGGGCTCAGCCTGTGTCTACAGTAAGAAG GTGGAGTACCTCTACTCGCTGGTCTACCAGGCTCTCGATTTTATTTCTGGCAAGAG GCGAGCCAAACAGCTCTCCTTAGTTCAGGAAGATGGGAGCAAGAAGACTGTCAACTCAGAGACTCCCTGTGAAACAGAGAATGAG TTCCTGTCACTGGACGACTTCCCTGACTCCCGGGCTAATGTGGATCTGAAAAATGATCAGGCATCCAGT GAGCTGCTTATCATACCCCTACTGCCCATGGCCCTGGTGGCCCCTGATGAAGTGGAAAAGAACAGCAGCCCCTTGTATAG CTGTCAGGGTGACGTCTTGGCCAGCCGGAAGGATTTCAGGATGAACACGTGTATTCCTAACCCCAGAGGCTGCTTTATGTTAGATCCAGTGGGAATGTGTCCTGTGGAGCCTGTGGTGCCCGTGGAGCCATGCCCCATGTCGAGGAGCCAGAACG ATCCTGAGGACGCTGAGGAGCAGCCCATGGAAGTGTCTAGGAACGGGAGTCCTGTTCCTGTACCCGACATCTCCCAAGAGCCAG ATGGTCCAGCGCTCAGCGGCGGAGAGGAGGATGCAGAGGATGGAGCAGAGCCCCTGGAGGTTGCTCTAGAGCCTGCAGAGCCCAGGACCTCACAGCAG AGTGCCGTCTTGCCAAGGAGATACATGCTGCGGGAACGACAAGGGGCCCCGGAGCCTGCCTCCCGGCTGCAG GAGACCCCAGACCCCTGGCAGAGCCTGGACCCTTTTGACTCCTTGGAATCTAAGGTCTTCCAGAAAG ggAAACCCTATTCTGTGCCACCCGGTGTGGAGGAGGCTCCAGGACAGAAGCGTAAGAGGAAGGGTGCCACCAAGTTGCAGGACTTCCACAAGTGGTACCTGGATGCCT ATGCTGAACACCCTGACGGCAGGAGGGCTCGGCGGAAGGGCCCAACCTTTGCAG ACATGGAAGTCCTGTACTGGAAACATGTAAAAGAGCAGCTTGACACCCTCCAGAAGCTGCGGAGACGTAAG ATCAAAGAGAGATGGCTACCTGGGGCCAAGCAGGATCTGTGGCCTACAGAGGAGGATCGCTTGGAAGAGTCCCTCGAGGACCTAGGGGTAGCAG CAGATGACTTTCTAGAGCCCGAGGAGTATGTGGAGGAGCCTGCGGGGGTGATGCCCGAGGAAGCTGCTGACCTTG atgcagaggccatgccaGAGACCCTGAGATATGAGGAGCTGGTCCGAAGAAATGTG GAACTCTTCATTGCCACCTCCCAGAAGTTtatccaggagacagagctgagccaACGCATCAGGGACTGGGAAGATACCATCCAGCCCCtgctccaggagcag gagcagcatgTGCCCTTTGATATCCATATCTATGGGGACCAGTTGGCTTCACGGTTCCCCCAGCTCAATGAATGGTGTCCCTTTTCAGAGCTTGTAGCAGGGCAGCCTGCTTTTGAGGTGTGCCGTTCCATGCTGGCCTCCTTGCAACTG GCTAATGACTACACAGTGGAGATCACTCAGCAGCCAGGACTGGAGGCAGCTGTGGACACAATGTCTCTGAGACTGCTCACACACCAGCGAGCCCACACCCGCTTCCAGACCTATGCTGCACCCTCCATGGCCCAGCCTTGA
- the Ncaph2 gene encoding condensin-2 complex subunit H2 isoform X3: MWRCALLTSCSPSGISLRTGRWTWRHSWLDQICISFDEGKTTMNFIEAALLIQGSACVYSKKVEYLYSLVYQALDFISGKRRAKQLSLVQEDGSKKTVNSETPCETENEFLSLDDFPDSRANVDLKNDQASSELLIIPLLPMALVAPDEVEKNSSPLYSCQGDVLASRKDFRMNTCIPNPRGCFMLDPVGMCPVEPVVPVEPCPMSRSQNDPEDAEEQPMEVSRNGSPVPVPDISQEPDGPALSGGEEDAEDGAEPLEVALEPAEPRTSQQSAVLPRRYMLRERQGAPEPASRLQETPDPWQSLDPFDSLESKVFQKGKPYSVPPGVEEAPGQKRKRKGATKLQDFHKWYLDAYAEHPDGRRARRKGPTFADMEVLYWKHVKEQLDTLQKLRRRKIKERWLPGAKQDLWPTEEDRLEESLEDLGVAADDFLEPEEYVEEPAGVMPEEAADLDAEAMPETLRYEELVRRNVELFIATSQKFIQETELSQRIRDWEDTIQPLLQEQEQHVPFDIHIYGDQLASRFPQLNEWCPFSELVAGQPAFEVCRSMLASLQLANDYTVEITQQPGLEAAVDTMSLRLLTHQRAHTRFQTYAAPSMAQP; this comes from the exons CTGGACCAGATCTGCATTTCTTTTGATGAAGGCAAAACCACAATGAACTTCATTGAGGCAGCACTGTTGATCCAGGGCTCAGCCTGTGTCTACAGTAAGAAG GTGGAGTACCTCTACTCGCTGGTCTACCAGGCTCTCGATTTTATTTCTGGCAAGAG GCGAGCCAAACAGCTCTCCTTAGTTCAGGAAGATGGGAGCAAGAAGACTGTCAACTCAGAGACTCCCTGTGAAACAGAGAATGAG TTCCTGTCACTGGACGACTTCCCTGACTCCCGGGCTAATGTGGATCTGAAAAATGATCAGGCATCCAGT GAGCTGCTTATCATACCCCTACTGCCCATGGCCCTGGTGGCCCCTGATGAAGTGGAAAAGAACAGCAGCCCCTTGTATAG CTGTCAGGGTGACGTCTTGGCCAGCCGGAAGGATTTCAGGATGAACACGTGTATTCCTAACCCCAGAGGCTGCTTTATGTTAGATCCAGTGGGAATGTGTCCTGTGGAGCCTGTGGTGCCCGTGGAGCCATGCCCCATGTCGAGGAGCCAGAACG ATCCTGAGGACGCTGAGGAGCAGCCCATGGAAGTGTCTAGGAACGGGAGTCCTGTTCCTGTACCCGACATCTCCCAAGAGCCAG ATGGTCCAGCGCTCAGCGGCGGAGAGGAGGATGCAGAGGATGGAGCAGAGCCCCTGGAGGTTGCTCTAGAGCCTGCAGAGCCCAGGACCTCACAGCAG AGTGCCGTCTTGCCAAGGAGATACATGCTGCGGGAACGACAAGGGGCCCCGGAGCCTGCCTCCCGGCTGCAG GAGACCCCAGACCCCTGGCAGAGCCTGGACCCTTTTGACTCCTTGGAATCTAAGGTCTTCCAGAAAG ggAAACCCTATTCTGTGCCACCCGGTGTGGAGGAGGCTCCAGGACAGAAGCGTAAGAGGAAGGGTGCCACCAAGTTGCAGGACTTCCACAAGTGGTACCTGGATGCCT ATGCTGAACACCCTGACGGCAGGAGGGCTCGGCGGAAGGGCCCAACCTTTGCAG ACATGGAAGTCCTGTACTGGAAACATGTAAAAGAGCAGCTTGACACCCTCCAGAAGCTGCGGAGACGTAAG ATCAAAGAGAGATGGCTACCTGGGGCCAAGCAGGATCTGTGGCCTACAGAGGAGGATCGCTTGGAAGAGTCCCTCGAGGACCTAGGGGTAGCAG CAGATGACTTTCTAGAGCCCGAGGAGTATGTGGAGGAGCCTGCGGGGGTGATGCCCGAGGAAGCTGCTGACCTTG atgcagaggccatgccaGAGACCCTGAGATATGAGGAGCTGGTCCGAAGAAATGTG GAACTCTTCATTGCCACCTCCCAGAAGTTtatccaggagacagagctgagccaACGCATCAGGGACTGGGAAGATACCATCCAGCCCCtgctccaggagcag gagcagcatgTGCCCTTTGATATCCATATCTATGGGGACCAGTTGGCTTCACGGTTCCCCCAGCTCAATGAATGGTGTCCCTTTTCAGAGCTTGTAGCAGGGCAGCCTGCTTTTGAGGTGTGCCGTTCCATGCTGGCCTCCTTGCAACTG GCTAATGACTACACAGTGGAGATCACTCAGCAGCCAGGACTGGAGGCAGCTGTGGACACAATGTCTCTGAGACTGCTCACACACCAGCGAGCCCACACCCGCTTCCAGACCTATGCTGCACCCTCCATGGCCCAGCCTTGA